In Halogeometricum sp. S1BR25-6, a single genomic region encodes these proteins:
- a CDS encoding plastocyanin/azurin family copper-binding protein produces the protein MDEAERNRAAEGVSRRRVLAGAGSVAAAGLAGCLSSAEGDYDVGMTAVAFDPPSVTVSVGEEVVWRNTSSRGHTVTAYGDEIPDDADFFASGGYESEQAAREAYNQNVGGLIDSGQNYSHTFEVPGEYRYLCVPHESQGMVGTIVVEEGSESGGDGATSTSAASE, from the coding sequence ATGGACGAAGCCGAACGGAATCGCGCCGCGGAGGGAGTCTCCCGCCGCCGCGTCCTCGCGGGCGCGGGGTCCGTCGCGGCCGCGGGTCTCGCCGGATGCTTGTCGTCCGCCGAGGGCGACTACGACGTCGGCATGACCGCCGTCGCGTTCGACCCGCCGTCGGTCACGGTATCGGTCGGCGAGGAAGTCGTCTGGCGGAACACGAGTTCCCGCGGGCACACCGTCACCGCCTACGGCGACGAAATCCCCGACGACGCCGACTTTTTCGCCAGCGGCGGCTACGAGAGCGAACAGGCCGCCCGCGAGGCGTACAACCAGAACGTCGGCGGCCTCATCGACAGCGGACAGAACTACTCGCACACCTTCGAGGTGCCCGGCGAGTACCGGTATCTCTGCGTCCCCCACGAGTCCCAGGGGATGGTCGGCACCATCGTCGTCGAGGAGGGGTCGGAGAGCGGAGGCGACGGGGCCACTTCGACGTCCGCCGCCTCCGAGTGA
- a CDS encoding 30S ribosomal protein S3ae: MSERSVSKQKRGKRWYTLVAPEQFDREELGKTMADEPEKVYGRTVEVTLGDLTGDQGANNTKLTFKVNDVSSDSAYTEFIKHELARDYLRSLVRRGASKISASITVLTKDDYRVQLQPVAFTTKKADRSQEKAIRRVMIDFVEEAAEDRTFAELVDSAVVAGNLSSAIYGEAKTIYPLRRVEVQKLTLEARPEEVAAEEEAAVDVDEEDVAVEEA, translated from the coding sequence ATGAGCGAACGATCAGTCTCAAAGCAGAAGCGCGGAAAGCGATGGTACACCCTCGTCGCGCCCGAGCAGTTCGACCGCGAAGAACTGGGCAAGACGATGGCCGACGAACCTGAGAAGGTGTACGGCCGCACCGTCGAGGTCACGCTGGGTGACCTCACCGGCGACCAGGGTGCGAACAACACGAAGCTCACCTTCAAGGTGAACGACGTGTCCAGCGACTCGGCGTACACCGAGTTCATCAAGCACGAACTCGCGCGGGACTACCTCCGTAGTCTCGTCCGCCGCGGCGCCTCGAAGATTTCGGCCAGCATCACGGTGCTGACGAAGGACGACTACCGCGTCCAACTCCAGCCCGTGGCGTTCACGACGAAGAAGGCCGACCGCAGCCAAGAGAAGGCCATCCGACGGGTCATGATCGACTTCGTCGAGGAGGCCGCCGAGGACCGCACGTTCGCGGAACTCGTCGACAGCGCCGTCGTCGCCGGGAACCTCTCCTCGGCCATCTACGGCGAGGCGAAGACCATCTACCCGCTCCGCCGGGTGGAGGTCCAGAAGCTCACCCTCGAAGCGCGCCCCGAAGAGGTCGCCGCAGAGGAAGAGGCCGCCGTCGACGTCGACGAGGAAGACGTCGCCGTCGAAGAGGCGTAA
- a CDS encoding KEOPS complex subunit Pcc1, whose protein sequence is MTDEPERGRDRERERERQRERPTSDRTDGRTTDGPDSEDRVPADDPSSARTARLRTTHADADRVAASLRPDNTDSMSMAVDGDTLVTTVERETTGGLQSTVDDTVVNLTVADAVIDTATNNL, encoded by the coding sequence GTGACCGACGAACCGGAGCGAGGACGCGACCGAGAACGGGAACGAGAGCGGCAGCGAGAGCGACCGACGAGCGACCGAACGGACGGGCGGACGACGGACGGCCCGGACTCGGAGGACCGAGTCCCGGCCGACGACCCGTCATCCGCTCGCACCGCCCGCCTGCGGACGACGCACGCCGACGCCGACAGGGTGGCGGCGTCGCTCCGCCCGGACAACACCGACTCCATGTCGATGGCCGTCGACGGGGACACCCTCGTGACGACCGTCGAACGGGAGACGACCGGCGGGCTTCAGTCCACGGTGGACGACACCGTGGTCAACCTGACGGTGGCAGACGCCGTCATCGACACAGCAACCAACAACCTATGA
- a CDS encoding 30S ribosomal protein S15: MARMHTRRRGQSGSDKPVADDPPEWSDVDAEDIESRVVELAEQGDEPSQIGLKLRDEGVKGTPVPDVKLATGKKITTILEENDAAPELPEDIRNLMERAIRLREHVEENSQDMQNKRALQNTESKIRRLANYYRGDELDEDFKYSYDVAVELLE; this comes from the coding sequence ATGGCACGAATGCACACCCGCCGCCGCGGCCAGTCCGGTTCGGACAAGCCCGTGGCAGACGACCCCCCGGAGTGGAGTGACGTCGACGCCGAGGACATCGAGTCCCGCGTCGTCGAACTCGCGGAGCAGGGCGACGAGCCCAGTCAGATCGGTCTGAAGCTGCGCGACGAGGGCGTCAAGGGGACGCCCGTCCCGGACGTAAAACTCGCGACCGGGAAGAAAATCACCACCATCCTCGAAGAGAACGACGCTGCGCCCGAACTTCCGGAGGACATCCGGAACCTGATGGAGCGCGCTATCCGACTCCGCGAGCACGTGGAGGAGAACTCGCAGGACATGCAGAACAAGCGAGCGCTCCAGAACACCGAATCGAAGATTCGCCGCCTCGCTAACTACTACCGCGGCGACGAACTCGACGAGGACTTCAAGTACAGCTACGACGTCGCCGTCGAACTCCTCGAATAA
- a CDS encoding TrkH family potassium uptake protein: MSPSLPGSRRIPGSALDEYVDYRSSLSFIGKVLQYLAITPLLPIVVALYYGESLLPFVVTSAVMVGLGFALERLRPDPDLGHREAFLFVSLTWLVVPLVGMLPYLIAGNGTVAQPVNALFESMSGFTTTGSTLLAEISFERHSRSILMWRQLTQWLGGMGILVLMIAILPELSVGGAQVIREESPGVTVEKLTPRIQDTARALWGIYAGFTVLAIGVYYGLHLLGVAPNMGFYNAVSHALTTLPTGGFSPEARSVEAFSPAVQWAVTAFMVVAGTNFALFWYALGGEPRRLVRNVEFRSYLAVMAAVSALFAVLLFTGVGLVETPAIAPVAGDLENALRQAVFQTVAIVTTTGYASMDFNTWDQSAQLALLFAMFLGGSAGSAAGSIKIVRWYLIRRSLSRELFQSIHPEAVRPIHLSDGAVDDDTIRSVLVFVVTFLIIFAVSSVLIYLDGVRAGLDLSAIEAVSASIATLGNVGPGVGIVGPMNNFLPFSPASKLYMVFLMWIGRLEVLSVLIVLSPSYWRR; encoded by the coding sequence ATGAGTCCCAGCCTTCCCGGGTCGAGGAGAATTCCGGGGTCCGCTCTCGACGAATACGTGGACTACCGTTCGAGTCTGAGCTTCATCGGGAAAGTACTCCAGTATCTGGCCATCACGCCGTTGCTCCCGATCGTCGTCGCCCTCTACTACGGCGAGAGTCTCCTCCCGTTCGTCGTCACGTCGGCCGTGATGGTCGGCCTCGGGTTCGCCCTCGAACGACTCCGTCCCGACCCCGACCTCGGCCACAGGGAGGCGTTCCTCTTCGTGAGTCTCACGTGGCTCGTGGTCCCCCTCGTCGGCATGCTCCCGTATCTGATCGCCGGGAACGGGACCGTCGCACAGCCCGTGAACGCGCTCTTCGAGAGCATGAGCGGGTTCACGACGACGGGGTCGACGCTCCTCGCGGAGATCTCCTTCGAGCGTCACTCGCGGTCGATACTCATGTGGCGTCAGCTGACGCAGTGGCTCGGCGGCATGGGGATTCTCGTGCTCATGATCGCGATTCTCCCCGAGCTATCGGTCGGCGGCGCCCAGGTCATCAGAGAGGAGTCGCCGGGCGTGACGGTCGAGAAGCTCACGCCCCGCATCCAGGACACCGCCCGCGCGCTGTGGGGTATCTACGCCGGGTTCACCGTCCTCGCCATCGGCGTCTACTACGGGCTTCACCTGCTGGGCGTCGCGCCCAACATGGGCTTCTACAACGCCGTCTCGCACGCGCTGACGACGCTTCCGACCGGCGGGTTCTCCCCCGAGGCCCGGAGCGTCGAGGCGTTCTCTCCGGCCGTTCAGTGGGCGGTCACCGCTTTCATGGTCGTCGCCGGCACCAACTTCGCGCTCTTCTGGTACGCGCTCGGAGGCGAACCCCGGCGACTCGTGAGGAACGTGGAGTTCCGGTCGTACCTCGCCGTGATGGCGGCGGTCAGCGCCCTCTTCGCCGTGCTGTTGTTCACCGGCGTCGGACTCGTCGAGACCCCGGCGATCGCGCCGGTCGCGGGCGACCTCGAAAACGCGCTCCGGCAGGCCGTGTTCCAGACGGTCGCGATCGTGACCACGACCGGGTACGCGAGTATGGACTTCAACACGTGGGACCAGTCGGCCCAGTTGGCGCTCCTCTTCGCGATGTTCCTCGGCGGGTCTGCCGGGTCCGCGGCCGGGTCGATCAAAATCGTCCGGTGGTATCTGATCCGGCGGTCGCTGTCGCGCGAACTGTTCCAGTCGATTCACCCCGAGGCGGTCCGTCCCATCCACCTCTCCGACGGGGCCGTCGACGACGACACGATCAGGAGCGTCCTGGTGTTCGTGGTCACCTTCCTCATCATCTTCGCCGTCTCCTCGGTGCTGATCTACCTCGACGGCGTCCGGGCCGGCCTCGACCTCTCGGCCATCGAGGCGGTGAGCGCGTCCATCGCGACGCTGGGCAACGTCGGCCCCGGAGTCGGAATCGTCGGGCCGATGAACAACTTCCTTCCGTTCTCTCCGGCGTCGAAACTCTACATGGTGTTTCTGATGTGGATCGGACGGCTGGAGGTACTGTCCGTGCTCATCGTGCTCTCCCCGTCCTACTGGCGCCGGTGA
- the trkA gene encoding Trk system potassium transporter TrkA, which yields MLVHERHGRRSPMRIVIVGAGEVGSNIASSLASAHEVVVIDRDPERVEELTYSLDVLAKEGDGTSLETLEDAGLSRADLIIASTDVDESNLAICGTAKTVADPFTIARVKNADLFETWKRSQNAFSVNFMVCSTSLTAEEAAQVVELPLSLDVDRFAHELVQMTEFGIVEGSPLVGETIREADRTDALTFAAVLRDDDIIIPHGETTFAAGDKVVVIGSPEGVSEFALLAVPEEMPKDVSNVFVIGGSEVGVHVARQLRDRGIDVRLIEQDERRAAEVAEALPEVVVLNNDATDTEFLERENFGKSSTVVTALENDQKNLMVSLLAKRLGVQRTISVIESEEYRDLFEEVGVDVPINPQILTGEEIARFTREQIAEKLSFIGDDRAEVVEIEVDEGSALANRTVEESIAELPDHVVIGAIARDDEMVTPRGQTRIRTGDHVIMFIDADVREQVLAAV from the coding sequence ATCCTCGTCCATGAACGACACGGGAGGCGGTCGCCGATGCGGATAGTCATCGTCGGGGCCGGCGAAGTCGGATCGAACATCGCTTCGAGCCTCGCGTCGGCGCACGAGGTGGTCGTGATCGACCGCGACCCCGAACGCGTGGAGGAACTCACGTACTCGCTGGACGTCCTCGCCAAGGAGGGCGACGGCACGTCCCTCGAGACGCTCGAGGACGCCGGACTCAGTCGGGCCGACCTGATCATCGCCAGTACGGACGTCGACGAAAGCAACCTCGCGATCTGCGGCACGGCGAAGACGGTCGCCGACCCGTTCACGATCGCCCGCGTCAAGAACGCGGACCTCTTCGAGACCTGGAAGCGCTCACAGAACGCGTTCAGCGTGAACTTCATGGTGTGTTCGACGTCCCTCACCGCCGAGGAGGCCGCGCAGGTTGTCGAACTCCCGCTCTCCTTGGACGTCGACCGGTTCGCTCACGAACTCGTTCAGATGACGGAGTTCGGCATCGTCGAGGGGAGCCCGCTGGTCGGGGAGACGATTCGGGAGGCCGACCGGACCGACGCGCTCACGTTCGCGGCCGTTCTCCGGGACGACGATATCATCATCCCGCACGGCGAAACGACGTTCGCCGCCGGGGACAAGGTGGTCGTCATCGGCAGTCCCGAAGGGGTGTCCGAGTTCGCGCTGCTAGCCGTCCCCGAGGAGATGCCGAAGGACGTGAGCAACGTGTTCGTCATCGGCGGAAGCGAGGTCGGCGTTCACGTCGCTCGGCAACTCCGCGACCGGGGTATCGACGTCCGCCTCATCGAGCAGGACGAACGGCGCGCGGCGGAGGTGGCCGAAGCGCTTCCGGAGGTCGTCGTCCTGAACAACGACGCGACCGACACCGAGTTCCTCGAACGGGAGAACTTCGGGAAGTCGAGTACCGTCGTCACCGCGCTCGAAAACGATCAGAAGAACCTCATGGTCTCGCTCCTCGCCAAGCGGTTGGGCGTACAGCGGACCATCTCGGTGATCGAATCCGAGGAGTACCGGGACCTGTTCGAGGAGGTCGGCGTGGACGTGCCGATAAACCCCCAGATACTGACCGGCGAGGAGATCGCGCGGTTCACCCGGGAACAGATCGCCGAGAAACTCTCGTTCATCGGGGACGACCGCGCGGAGGTCGTCGAGATAGAAGTCGACGAGGGGAGCGCGCTCGCGAACCGGACCGTCGAGGAGTCGATCGCCGAACTCCCGGACCACGTCGTCATCGGGGCGATCGCGCGCGACGACGAGATGGTGACGCCGCGGGGTCAGACCCGGATTCGGACCGGCGACCACGTCATCATGTTCATCGATGCCGACGTCAGAGAACAGGTCCTCGCCGCCGTGTAG
- a CDS encoding universal stress protein, whose protein sequence is MSAQTILVPVQFPDPQPFPSTFVDAFTSCRVVLLGLDEEANGLDEDERHRREIEAYHTLYNLASQFVRRGERVDVEYLVGEDPHDAWTRVAEERDVDALLVPKPLTTLARVLVPVRDEKFAQPIADFLSGLNQDVLVHTTLFYAAESEDDVEVGEELLDGVREQLVEAGYPELRTDTEVVVGDDAPFEIGKAASGYDLIVMGETQDPSFERVFGNTYDSIAEETDHPIVVVRE, encoded by the coding sequence ATGTCCGCACAAACGATACTCGTCCCCGTCCAGTTCCCGGACCCCCAACCGTTTCCCTCCACGTTCGTCGACGCGTTCACCTCCTGTCGGGTCGTCCTCCTCGGCCTCGACGAGGAGGCGAACGGTCTCGACGAGGACGAACGCCACCGGCGGGAGATAGAGGCGTACCACACGCTGTACAACCTCGCCTCGCAGTTCGTCCGCCGCGGTGAGCGGGTCGACGTGGAGTATCTCGTCGGGGAGGATCCCCACGACGCGTGGACGCGCGTCGCCGAGGAACGCGACGTGGACGCCCTCCTCGTCCCAAAGCCCCTGACGACGCTGGCGCGCGTCCTCGTACCCGTCCGCGACGAGAAATTCGCCCAGCCCATCGCGGACTTCCTGAGCGGTCTCAACCAGGACGTGCTCGTCCACACAACGCTGTTCTACGCCGCCGAGTCCGAGGATGACGTAGAGGTGGGCGAAGAACTACTCGACGGCGTGCGTGAGCAACTCGTCGAGGCGGGCTACCCCGAACTGCGCACCGACACGGAGGTGGTCGTCGGCGACGACGCCCCGTTCGAAATCGGGAAGGCCGCCTCGGGCTACGACCTCATCGTGATGGGCGAGACGCAGGACCCCTCCTTCGAACGCGTCTTCGGGAACACGTACGACTCCATCGCCGAGGAGACCGACCACCCCATCGTGGTCGTACGGGAGTAG
- a CDS encoding pyridoxal phosphate-dependent aminotransferase, with amino-acid sequence MTDPTVSNRVAEIEPQQIRTLFDLANAHDGEDVVHLEVGEPDFPTPDHVVDAAVRAARDGETNYTPNAGIDPLRAAVAETLRERGVDAAADRVVVTTGGVEALYLTLLTATDPGDEVVVPTPAWPNPLSQTELAGAEPVEVPLSAAEDFAFDADRVIAAMSDRTGAVVLTSPSNPTGRVFDVGEMERVVEAAAERDAFVVADEVYHELTYDRPQPSLASVTAHPERVVTIDSCSKTYAMTGWRVGWLAGPEAVTAAATKIHESTTSCVNTPAQYAALAALTGPDAPVQEMKAAFERRRDRFVERVAAIPGVSMGTPEGAFYAFVDVSALPGSSMDVAKRLLYEYDVVAAPGSAFGRGGEDHLRFSFANDVERIDLGMDRFERMVRDERSDAA; translated from the coding sequence ATGACCGACCCGACCGTCTCGAACCGGGTGGCCGAGATAGAACCGCAGCAGATCCGCACGCTGTTCGACCTCGCGAACGCGCACGATGGCGAGGACGTCGTCCACCTCGAAGTCGGCGAACCCGACTTCCCCACGCCCGACCACGTCGTTGACGCGGCGGTGCGGGCGGCGCGGGACGGCGAGACGAACTACACCCCGAACGCGGGTATCGACCCGCTCAGAGCGGCCGTCGCGGAGACGCTCCGGGAACGGGGCGTCGACGCCGCGGCGGACCGGGTGGTCGTGACCACCGGCGGCGTGGAGGCGCTCTATCTCACGCTCCTGACCGCCACCGACCCCGGCGACGAGGTGGTCGTCCCGACGCCCGCGTGGCCGAACCCGCTCTCGCAGACGGAGTTGGCCGGCGCCGAACCCGTGGAGGTACCCCTGTCCGCGGCCGAGGACTTCGCGTTCGACGCCGACCGCGTGATAGCGGCGATGTCGGACCGGACGGGCGCCGTCGTGCTCACCTCGCCGTCGAACCCGACCGGCCGGGTGTTCGACGTCGGGGAGATGGAACGCGTCGTCGAGGCCGCCGCCGAACGCGACGCCTTCGTCGTCGCCGACGAGGTGTACCACGAACTCACCTACGACCGCCCCCAGCCGAGTCTGGCGTCCGTCACGGCCCACCCGGAACGCGTCGTCACTATCGACTCCTGCTCGAAGACGTACGCGATGACCGGATGGCGCGTGGGGTGGCTGGCCGGCCCCGAGGCGGTGACGGCGGCCGCGACGAAGATACATGAGAGCACCACCTCCTGCGTGAACACGCCCGCCCAGTACGCCGCCCTCGCGGCGCTCACCGGTCCGGACGCCCCCGTGCAGGAGATGAAGGCGGCGTTCGAGCGGCGGCGGGACCGCTTCGTCGAGCGAGTGGCGGCGATTCCCGGCGTCTCGATGGGGACCCCGGAAGGGGCGTTCTACGCGTTCGTCGACGTGTCCGCTCTCCCCGGGTCGAGCATGGACGTCGCGAAGCGACTGCTGTACGAGTACGACGTCGTCGCCGCTCCCGGCAGCGCGTTCGGCCGCGGCGGCGAGGACCACCTCCGGTTTAGCTTCGCCAACGACGTCGAACGCATCGACCTCGGGATGGACCGTTTCGAGCGCATGGTCCGGGACGAGCGCAGCGACGCGGCGTGA
- a CDS encoding right-handed parallel beta-helix repeat-containing protein, with protein sequence MEPEGVPSRRDVLKAGAAAAGLAAWGSFPAAAAGATEISGPTTITEPGDYVLTADIDVERGPAALDVTVSDVTIDGQGHTVSNVGGECISVYRGANDVTVKNVRVSGERTGVVLVGDDATLFNVLAEGNGGTGVRIIGGKRARIESCLLRENGQYGLIGGDTQEYGSTDEALVRACLVADNGDAGLAFQRTTGVAVERCFVVGNGAAVRSLGDGVEFIGDTDDPRLADNQLLSNAGCGVRGASRGVRGLNAVGNVVVDNERFGFWLDNLYNADIKWNTFARNEGGLEAYATDSRVLHNQFVDDDFGGIYTDSTVRGNRIIGGRMGGGDFIRSVVVENLVLGADDDGVSLVSMIDSEFGSNTVIGCGGDGVKTAQCYGCDVQWNTFSNNAEEGFSITWGSDSTFKFNTVFGNGGDGLKLSASEDEPGAFVVRKNTVSANGGVGILLRDAAGSRVTRNVVCANDRGIAVSAPMDDVDPAELAENVVEDNYVC encoded by the coding sequence ATGGAACCCGAGGGCGTGCCATCGAGACGAGACGTGTTGAAGGCCGGGGCGGCGGCCGCCGGACTCGCGGCGTGGGGGTCGTTCCCGGCCGCCGCCGCGGGCGCGACGGAGATTTCCGGGCCGACGACCATCACCGAACCCGGCGACTACGTCCTCACCGCCGACATCGACGTCGAACGCGGTCCGGCGGCCCTCGATGTCACGGTGAGCGACGTCACCATCGACGGGCAGGGTCACACCGTCAGCAACGTGGGCGGCGAGTGCATCAGCGTCTACCGCGGTGCGAACGACGTGACCGTGAAGAACGTGCGCGTCTCCGGCGAACGGACGGGAGTCGTCTTAGTGGGCGACGACGCCACCCTGTTTAACGTCCTCGCGGAAGGCAACGGTGGAACCGGGGTCCGTATCATCGGCGGCAAGCGGGCGCGAATCGAGTCGTGTCTCCTCCGCGAGAACGGACAGTACGGCCTCATCGGGGGGGACACCCAAGAGTACGGGAGCACCGACGAGGCGCTGGTTCGCGCGTGTCTCGTCGCGGACAACGGCGATGCCGGACTCGCGTTCCAACGGACGACGGGCGTCGCCGTCGAACGCTGTTTCGTCGTCGGCAACGGCGCCGCGGTTCGGAGCCTCGGAGACGGTGTCGAATTCATCGGGGACACTGACGACCCGCGGTTGGCGGACAACCAACTGCTCTCGAATGCCGGATGCGGAGTCAGGGGCGCAAGCCGTGGCGTGCGCGGTCTCAACGCCGTCGGCAACGTCGTCGTGGACAACGAGCGTTTCGGATTCTGGTTGGACAACCTCTATAACGCGGACATAAAGTGGAACACGTTCGCGCGCAACGAGGGCGGACTCGAAGCGTACGCGACCGACTCGCGCGTCCTGCACAATCAGTTCGTCGACGACGATTTCGGGGGAATCTACACCGACTCGACCGTGCGCGGCAACCGGATCATCGGGGGCAGGATGGGGGGCGGCGACTTCATACGAAGCGTGGTCGTCGAGAACCTCGTCCTCGGGGCCGACGACGACGGAGTCTCCCTCGTGTCGATGATAGACAGCGAGTTCGGGTCGAACACCGTCATCGGATGTGGCGGCGACGGCGTCAAAACGGCGCAGTGTTACGGGTGCGACGTACAGTGGAACACCTTCTCGAACAACGCCGAAGAGGGGTTCTCGATAACGTGGGGTTCGGACTCGACGTTCAAGTTCAACACCGTGTTCGGCAACGGCGGCGACGGACTCAAACTGAGTGCCTCCGAGGACGAACCCGGCGCGTTCGTCGTCCGCAAGAACACCGTGAGTGCGAACGGCGGGGTGGGCATCTTGCTTCGCGACGCCGCGGGCAGTCGAGTCACCCGCAACGTCGTCTGTGCGAACGACCGCGGCATCGCCGTGTCCGCACCGATGGACGACGTCGACCCGGCCGAACTCGCGGAGAACGTGGTCGAGGACAACTACGTGTGCTGA
- a CDS encoding formate/nitrite transporter family protein: MSSDESDYSGATLSYRHILEREMENALQEIHRPVWGVFLSAFAAGLNLSFGALFMAMALTFSGGFESTLVQQTVLAGISSIAFLFVVVGQTELFTAHSTMAILPVVDGRASVPELGRVWGVTYVGNLLGCVVFSALAVTLGPAMGIVNPGAFGTLAGALVPHPWWVILLSGVVAGWLMGLVTWLSAASRDTVGRILFVLLVTALIGFGPFHHSILGTTEVLTALLLEQGVGAAGLAHFLVWTTLGNVVGGSVFVGLLNYGHASRPGEEQHVELE, from the coding sequence ATGAGTTCGGACGAGTCTGACTACTCCGGGGCGACGCTGTCGTACCGGCACATCCTCGAACGCGAGATGGAGAACGCGCTACAGGAGATTCACCGCCCCGTCTGGGGGGTGTTCCTCTCGGCGTTCGCCGCGGGTCTCAACCTGAGTTTCGGCGCGCTGTTCATGGCGATGGCGCTGACGTTCTCCGGAGGGTTCGAGTCCACGCTGGTCCAGCAGACGGTGCTGGCGGGCATCTCCTCCATCGCCTTCCTGTTCGTCGTCGTCGGGCAGACGGAACTGTTCACCGCGCACTCGACGATGGCCATCCTCCCGGTGGTCGACGGCCGCGCGTCCGTTCCCGAACTCGGACGCGTCTGGGGCGTCACCTACGTCGGGAACCTGCTCGGCTGCGTCGTCTTCTCGGCGCTCGCCGTGACGCTCGGTCCGGCGATGGGCATCGTGAACCCCGGGGCGTTCGGGACGCTCGCCGGCGCCCTCGTCCCCCACCCGTGGTGGGTCATCCTCCTCAGCGGCGTCGTCGCCGGCTGGCTGATGGGGCTCGTGACGTGGCTGTCGGCCGCCAGCCGCGACACCGTCGGACGCATCCTATTCGTCCTCCTCGTCACCGCGCTCATCGGGTTCGGGCCGTTCCACCACAGCATCCTCGGGACGACGGAGGTGCTGACGGCGCTCTTGCTCGAACAGGGCGTCGGCGCCGCCGGACTCGCGCACTTTCTCGTCTGGACGACGCTCGGCAACGTCGTCGGCGGGTCCGTCTTCGTCGGCCTCCTCAACTACGGGCACGCCTCGCGTCCGGGCGAGGAGCAACACGTCGAGTTGGAGTGA
- a CDS encoding DUF7289 family protein, with product MSLQADDRGVSEVLGFVIVFGLVIASVGSVYAFGVGELRDVRDYERVNNAERAFEVFADNVADVSRRGAPSRGTELKLADSTLGYGEATVNVTVDTTPGTPGDVNNSTGDISLSPVVMTLQDAGEVRYASGAVLRTDGGGPPRMVHEPDFVFAKDGVVVQLVRSVPRGTTRVGGERIARIRTVDAGRSPLLTRSETNATLRIDVNSSYAPAWGDYLTSEGFACEPYTDASTSVSCDLEDVSRVTVVRVTLRTTFE from the coding sequence GTGTCTCTGCAGGCAGACGACCGGGGGGTGAGCGAAGTGCTGGGATTCGTCATCGTCTTCGGCCTCGTCATCGCGTCGGTCGGGTCGGTGTACGCCTTCGGGGTGGGGGAACTCCGGGACGTGCGCGACTACGAACGCGTGAACAACGCCGAACGCGCCTTCGAGGTGTTCGCCGACAACGTCGCCGACGTCTCGCGTCGAGGGGCGCCCAGCCGCGGAACGGAACTCAAACTCGCCGACTCGACGCTCGGCTACGGCGAGGCGACGGTGAACGTGACCGTCGATACGACGCCGGGCACGCCCGGAGACGTGAACAACTCGACGGGCGATATCTCGCTCTCGCCCGTCGTGATGACGCTGCAGGACGCGGGCGAGGTCCGGTACGCCTCGGGCGCGGTCCTGCGGACCGACGGCGGCGGCCCGCCGCGGATGGTTCACGAACCCGACTTCGTCTTCGCGAAGGACGGTGTCGTCGTCCAACTCGTCCGGTCGGTCCCGCGCGGGACGACGCGTGTGGGCGGCGAGCGCATCGCCCGCATCCGCACTGTCGACGCCGGGCGTTCGCCGCTGTTGACGCGGTCGGAGACGAACGCGACCCTGCGAATCGACGTGAACTCCTCGTACGCCCCCGCGTGGGGCGACTACCTGACATCGGAGGGGTTCGCCTGCGAGCCCTACACCGACGCGTCGACGAGCGTCTCCTGTGACCTCGAAGACGTCTCGCGGGTCACGGTGGTTCGCGTCACCCTGCGGACCACGTTCGAGTGA